The Klebsiella aerogenes KCTC 2190 region TCAACCCGGCGCTGGCGGGGCGCGCGTTTCTGTTCTTTGCCTACCCGGCGCAGATTTCCGGCGACCTGGTATGGACGGCGGCGGACGGTTTTTCCGGCGCGACGCCGCTCTCCCAGTGGGCCAGCGGCGGCGGTGAAGCGCTGGTTAACGTCGCCACCGGCATCCCGGTGAGCTGGATGGACGCCTTCCTTGGCAATATTCCCGGCTCGATTGGCGAAGTGTCGACGCTGATGATCCTCATCGGCGGCGCGTTCATTATCTTTGCCCGTATCGCCTCCTGGCGCATCGTCGCCGGGGTGATGGTCGGTATGATCGCCACCGCCACGCTGTTTAATTTCATCGGTTCCGATACCAACCCCATGTTCTCGATGCCGTGGTACTGGCATCTGGTGCTCGGCGGTTTCGCCTTCGGCATGATGTTTATGGCGACAGACCCGGTATCGGCTTCCTTTACCGATAAAGGTAAATGGAGCTACGGCCTGCTGATTGGCGTGATGTGCGTGCTGATTCGCGTCGTCAACCCGGCCTATCCGGAAGGGATGATGCTGGCGATTCTGTTCGCCAACCTCTTTGCGCCGCTGTTCGATTACCTGGTGGTGCAGGCCAATATCAAGCGGAGGAAGTCGCGTGGCTGAGAAGAAAAGTAACGATAGCATCGGCAAAACGCTGCTGGTGGTGCTGGTGCTTTGTCTGGTGTGCTCCATTGTGGTCGCCGGTTCCGCCGTGGGCCTCAAGTCGCGTCAGCAGGAACAACGCGCGCTGGATAAACAGCGCAATATCCTGGCGGTCGCCGGCCTGATGCAGCAGGGGATGGATGCTGACGCGGTGGCAGAAACCTTCGCCGCGCGTATTACCCCTCGGCTGGTTAATCTGGCGACCGGCGAACTGCTGGATAAAGACCCGGGTAAATTTAATCAGGCCCAGGCGCTGAAAGATCCGCAGCAGAGCATCGCGCTCGACGCCAGCCAGGATCCGGCCGGGATTAAACGCCGCAGCAACCTGGCGGAAATTTACCTGGTGCGTGACGCGCAGCAGCAGATTCAGGAAGTCGTGCTGCCTATCTATGGCAATGGCCTGTGGTCAATGATGTACGCCTTCGTGGCGCTGGATGTCGATGGGCGCACGGTGAAAGGCATTACTTACTACGATCAGGGCGAAACGCCGGGGCTGGGCGGCGAGGTGGAAAACCCGAACTGGCGTCAGCAGTTTGTCGGTAAGCAGGTGCTGGATGACAACGGCATGCCGTCGTTGAAGGTGGTAAAAGGCGGCGCGCGCGCAGGCGATCTCCACGCGGTTGATGGTTTATCCGGCGCCACGCTGACGTCAAACGGCGTGCAGCATAGCTTTGATTTCTGGATGGGCGAACTGGGCTTTGGTCCGTTCCTGAAAAAGGTTCGTGAGGGAGAGCTGAATAATGGCTGAACAGAGCGATATGAAAGAGGTGAAGCGCGTGCTGGTGGGGCCGCTTATCGCCAATAACCCCATCGCCCTGCAGGTGCTCGGCGTCTGCTCCGCGCTGGCGGTGACCACCAAACTGGAAACCGCCTTCGTGATGACCATTGCGGTGACGCTGGTAACGGCGTTTTCCAGCATGTTTATCTCTATGATTCGCCACCATATTCCCAATAGCGTGCGCATCATCGTACAGATGGCGATCATCGCCTCGTTG contains the following coding sequences:
- a CDS encoding NADH:ubiquinone reductase (Na(+)-transporting) subunit B, coding for MGLKHLIEKLEPHFTHGGKLAKYYPLYEAAATIFYTPGLVTRGAAHVRDAIDLKRMMILVWFAVFPAMFWGMYNVGLQTIPALHKLYGAEQLQQVIANNWHYSVAQWLGVSFSADAGWLSMMTLGAVFFLPIYLTVFIVGGFWEVLFAIVRKHEINEGFFVTSILFALIVPPTMPLWQAALGISFGVVIAKEIFGGTGRNFLNPALAGRAFLFFAYPAQISGDLVWTAADGFSGATPLSQWASGGGEALVNVATGIPVSWMDAFLGNIPGSIGEVSTLMILIGGAFIIFARIASWRIVAGVMVGMIATATLFNFIGSDTNPMFSMPWYWHLVLGGFAFGMMFMATDPVSASFTDKGKWSYGLLIGVMCVLIRVVNPAYPEGMMLAILFANLFAPLFDYLVVQANIKRRKSRG
- a CDS encoding Na(+)-translocating NADH-quinone reductase subunit C — its product is MAEKKSNDSIGKTLLVVLVLCLVCSIVVAGSAVGLKSRQQEQRALDKQRNILAVAGLMQQGMDADAVAETFAARITPRLVNLATGELLDKDPGKFNQAQALKDPQQSIALDASQDPAGIKRRSNLAEIYLVRDAQQQIQEVVLPIYGNGLWSMMYAFVALDVDGRTVKGITYYDQGETPGLGGEVENPNWRQQFVGKQVLDDNGMPSLKVVKGGARAGDLHAVDGLSGATLTSNGVQHSFDFWMGELGFGPFLKKVREGELNNG